One segment of Scomber scombrus chromosome 3, fScoSco1.1, whole genome shotgun sequence DNA contains the following:
- the LOC133976507 gene encoding odorant receptor 131-2-like: MNSSSVNDTATAVGNQWNNFTIALTNNLIVTVLCITINYINGTLVHTFRKHQIFYSNPRYILFIHLVINDMMQLSLSTLLHIISYALYTIKVPFCIILLTITILATLNTPLNLACMAIECYIAICIPLRHVQICTVKKTCVFIGLIWVVSSMSILPDIFILLATEPLQFFHSKVLCARDYVFRSNYSLKKRDTSHIVFLVLVWLTLLYTYFRILFAAKEATAGIKKARNTILLHGFQLLLCMLTYVRPMFEQGLLYLLPTHVRAIRFACYVIVQILPRFVSPIVYGLRDQTFRRYMRRYVLCKVSTSSHPENIAMSSMRLAAILQ, encoded by the exons ATGAATTCATCATCTGTCAATGACACTGCAACTGCGGTTGGGAATCAGTGGAACAACTTCACCATAGCTCTGACCAACAATTTGATTGTCACAGTCCTCTGCATCACTATCAACTACATCAATGGGACCCTGGTCCACACCTTCAGAAAGCACCAG ATCTTCTATTCGAACCCTCGTTATATTCTGTTCATCCACCTGGTGATAAATGACATGATGCAGCTGTCCCTGTCAACTCTTCTCCACATCATCAGCTATGCCCTGTACACAATCAAGGTGCCCTTCTGCATCATCCTGCTGACCATCACCATCCTCGCCACCCTAAACACCCCACTAAATTTGGCTTGCATGGCAATAGAGTGCTACATCGCCATTTGCATTCCCCTCCGGCATGTACAGATCTGTACTGTCAAGAAAACCTGTGTCTTCATTGGTTTGATCTGGGTTGTGAGTTCAATGTCAATCCTACCAGATATCTTCATCCTTCTTGCCACAGAACCTCTGCAGTTCTTTCACTCCAAAGTGTTATGTGCCAGAGATTATGTGTTCAGAAGCAACTACAGCCTGAAGAAGAGGGACACATCACACATTGTCTTTCTTGTCTTGGTTTGGCTCACACTCTTATACACTTACTTCAGGATTTTGTTTGCTGCCAAGGAAGCAACTGCAGGCATAAAAAAAGCCAGAAACACTATTCTCCTCCACGGCTTTCAGCTGCTGTTGTGTATGCTCACTTACGTGAGACCCATGTTTGAACAAGGTCTGCTCTACTTATTGCCTACACATGTCCGGGCCATACGCTTTGCCTGCTATGTCATTGTCCAGATCCTGCCACGGTTTGTTAGTCCCATTGTCTACGGACTACGAGACCAAACCTTCAGGAGATATATGAGACGATATGTGCTTTGTAAAGTGAGCACGAGCAGCCACCCAGAAAATATTGCCATGTCAAGCATGAGGCTTGCTGCAATACTGCAATGA